From bacterium, one genomic window encodes:
- a CDS encoding ABC transporter ATP-binding protein: MAVIRTDKITKTYEDNGVPVTALHEVTLSIEQGEFAAIVGPSGSGKTTLLNILGGLDKPTSGSVVVNERDVATMRAGELIGFRLHHIGFVFQAFNLIPVLTARENVEFIMLLQKRPKVEREARAEELLHSVGLDAEMDRRPSELSGGQQQRVAVARALASMPSYVLADEPTANLDSASAENLLDIMERLNREHGMTFLFSTHDPRVMKRARRVITLEDGRVASDESVKEAVA, encoded by the coding sequence ATGGCGGTTATTCGAACCGACAAAATCACCAAAACCTACGAAGACAACGGCGTGCCCGTCACGGCGCTGCACGAAGTCACGCTGTCCATCGAGCAGGGCGAATTCGCGGCTATTGTGGGCCCGTCCGGCTCGGGCAAGACGACGCTCTTGAACATTCTCGGCGGACTGGACAAGCCGACCTCGGGCAGCGTGGTGGTGAATGAGCGCGATGTGGCCACGATGCGAGCCGGAGAACTGATCGGATTCCGTCTTCATCATATCGGCTTCGTCTTTCAGGCCTTCAACCTGATTCCGGTTTTGACGGCGCGGGAGAACGTGGAGTTCATTATGCTCCTGCAGAAGCGGCCGAAAGTCGAGCGCGAGGCGCGCGCCGAGGAGCTTCTTCATTCGGTGGGTCTCGATGCGGAAATGGACCGGCGGCCCAGTGAGCTTTCGGGCGGGCAGCAGCAGCGGGTGGCGGTGGCGCGGGCTTTGGCCTCGATGCCGTCGTATGTTCTGGCCGATGAACCGACCGCCAATCTCGACTCGGCCTCGGCGGAAAATCTTCTGGACATCATGGAGAGATTGAATCGCGAGCATGGAATGACTTTCCTGTTTTCGACGCACGATCCGCGAGTGATGAAGCGGGCGCGGCGGGTGATTACACTGGAAGACGGGCGGGTCGCGTCCGACGAATCGGTGAAAGAGGCGGTGGCGT
- a CDS encoding ABC transporter permease, with product MIWSIAWRNVWRNKKRSAVILAAIAFGLWAGLFSSALSFGMVEQMVSSTIELRTSDLQIHHPDFRAHMEIGNVIPKGEEVLRAVRNEPNVRKATGRAVVAGMASSPLTGTGVVMMGISPENEAAVTSIHTQIIEGDYFASKARNPVVIGRKLAEKLGVKVGNKIVLTAQAADGSIAGGAFRVVGIYKTVSTEFDKRMIFALREDLDHTFEMNGEFHEIAVLGSDVKRLDDLQAALQRQFPNLEVATWRQLEPEMGAMNDMTRQWVYIFLITILLALVFGITNTMLMGVLERVRELGVVIALGMNHAQIFLMILLETIFLTTLGAFIGIGMGAATIEIIGKVGIDLSFVAGGFEMFGMSAILYPSLPLAEYPTIIILVTLTALFAAIYPGIKAMRLNPVNAIRTY from the coding sequence ATGATCTGGTCTATTGCGTGGCGCAACGTTTGGCGCAACAAGAAACGCAGCGCGGTCATTCTGGCGGCGATTGCGTTCGGCTTGTGGGCGGGACTGTTCTCGTCGGCGCTGTCGTTCGGTATGGTCGAGCAGATGGTGAGTTCCACTATCGAGCTTCGTACGTCCGATTTGCAGATCCATCATCCCGACTTCCGTGCCCACATGGAAATCGGAAACGTTATTCCGAAGGGCGAAGAGGTTCTGCGGGCGGTGCGGAATGAGCCGAACGTTCGCAAAGCGACGGGGCGCGCAGTGGTGGCCGGTATGGCCAGCTCGCCGCTGACTGGCACGGGAGTAGTGATGATGGGAATCTCTCCCGAGAATGAAGCCGCCGTAACGAGCATTCATACGCAGATCATTGAAGGTGACTACTTCGCGTCAAAGGCGCGCAATCCGGTGGTGATCGGGCGGAAGCTGGCCGAAAAACTCGGAGTGAAGGTGGGGAACAAGATCGTGCTCACGGCACAGGCGGCGGACGGCTCGATCGCGGGGGGAGCGTTCCGGGTGGTCGGCATCTATAAGACCGTGTCCACCGAGTTCGACAAGCGAATGATCTTCGCGCTGCGCGAAGACCTGGATCACACGTTCGAGATGAACGGCGAATTCCACGAAATTGCCGTGCTGGGAAGCGACGTCAAACGACTCGACGATCTGCAGGCTGCTTTGCAACGGCAGTTTCCCAATCTGGAAGTGGCGACGTGGAGGCAATTGGAACCTGAGATGGGCGCGATGAACGACATGACGCGGCAGTGGGTGTACATTTTCCTGATTACTATCCTACTAGCGCTGGTGTTCGGAATCACCAACACGATGCTCATGGGAGTTCTGGAGCGCGTACGTGAGCTGGGAGTCGTCATTGCCCTCGGGATGAACCACGCGCAGATCTTTCTGATGATCCTCTTGGAGACGATCTTTCTTACGACTCTGGGCGCATTCATTGGCATTGGAATGGGAGCCGCGACAATTGAGATCATCGGCAAGGTGGGAATTGACCTCAGCTTCGTTGCGGGCGGTTTCGAGATGTTCGGAATGAGCGCGATTCTCTATCCATCACTTCCGCTGGCCGAATATCCGACCATCATCATACTGGTGACTCTTACCGCGTTGTTCGCCGCGATCTATCCGGGGATAAAGGCGATGCGGTTGAATCCGGTGAACGCGATTCGCACCTACTGA